TTTGTCGAGCCTGATGCCGCAGTAGCCCTCGACACCCATTTCAGGAATGTCGAGACCGTCGAGTTCATCATCCGGGTTGACGCGGTTGCCGATGGTGACGTCGATCAGCTTGAAGACTACCCAGCCGATAGCTCCGACGTAGATGATGTTGGCGAGCACGCCGATCACTTCCGCATAGAACTGTCCGGGGTTGCCGTAGAACAGGCCGGTGACCGGACCGGCAACGCCGTTCCATCCGTCGCCGTAGGTGCCGTCAGCGAACAGACCGAGCGCCAGACAGCCCCACGCGCCGTTCACGCCGTGCACGGCGACCGCGCCGACCGGGTCGTCAATCTTGAGCACCTTCTCGATGAAGAAGGCCGCTTCGATCACCAGCACGCCGGAGATCAGGCCGATGAGCGCCGCCGCCTGCACGTTGACGAAAGCCGATGGAGCGGTGATCGCCACCAGACCGGCGAGCAAGCCGTTGATCATCATGGTCGGGTCGGGCTTTTTCGTTTTGAAAAGCCACATGTAGAGCATCGAGGCCGCCGCGCCGGTCGCCGAGGCGATCATGGTGTTGACCGCCACCACGCTGATGCGCAGGTCAGTGCCCGCGAGCGTCGAGCCAGGGTTGAAGCCGAACCAGCCGAAAGCGAGAATGAACGCGCCGACGATGGCCATCGGAATGTTGTGGCCGGGAATCGCGTTGGGCGAGCCGTCCTTGTTGTACTTGCCGATGCGGGGGCCGATGATGATCGCGCCGACCAGAGCCAGCACGCCGCCAGTCATGTGCACCACCGAGGAGCCTGCAAAGTCAACGTGGCCGTGACCAAGGCCGAAATTCGAGCCGAGCGTGGCCAGCCAGCCGCCGCCCCAAACCCAGTTGCCGTAAAGCGGATAGATGATGGTGCCAACGAAAATGCCGTAGATCGCGAAGGCCGAGAACTTCCAGCGCTCAGCCATCGAGCCGGTCGGGATGGTGGCGGTGGTGTCCATGAAGACCATCTGGAAGAGGAAGAGCGCGAACACGCCGACATCATACACATTGTTCAGAAAGAAACCTTTCATGCCGAACAGGCCGATGGTGTGCCCGAACAGGTTGATGGCGAACTCCTGATTGAGTCCCTCATAACCGCCCAGCGTTCCGAGCGTTCCGAGGCCGCCGAACATGATGGCGAAACCGCTCACGAAAAAGCCGAGCATACCGATTGGATAGATCATCATGTTCATCGACATGGTGTGCGCGGCGTTCTTGGCCCTGGTCAGGCCCGCCTCTACCATCGCGAATCCGGCCTGCATGAACATGACGAGGAAGCCGGTGATGAGCACCCACACCATGTTGATCGAGACCTTGTTCTTGCCGATCTGGTCGGTGATTTCTGCGGCGGTTGGCTTTCCCGGATTTGCCGCCGAGATGTCGGCGGTCACGCCGACCTTGGCTCCCGACGGATCGGGCTGCGTGTAGGCATGGAGATCACCCCCCATCGCAATGCCCAGCATCAGGAGGACTCCGGTCAATATGAAAATCAGTTTTTGTACCATGGTGGTTGTTGACTTACATGAATTGGTGATAATTTTTTTGTGTTTTAATCCTAGTCCTTGTTGTACAGCGATTCGTCGCCGCTCTCTCCCGTTCGGATCCGGTAGGACTGCTCGATGTCCGAAACGAAAATTTTTCCGTCTCCCACCTCACCCGTCCGGGCGTTTTTGATCAGGCAATCGACCGTTTTCTGGAGATTGACGTCGCGAACGACAATCGACAGGTAGCGGCGCGAGATGTACGAGGTGTCCCTGACGGTGCCCCGGTAGATCTCGGTGCGGTGCTTCTTGTCGTTGCCCTGCCCAGTCACGTCCCACCAGGTGAAGAAATCGATGTCGATCTCATGCAGGGCTTTTTTGACCGCTTCGTACTGGCTTGTGCGAATGATGGCTTCTATTTTTTTCATGGGTTTAAAGACTGCGTTAATTGTTTGATAGTAGAACGAAATGGCTCGGTAGCGAGCCGCGTTGGCAAGGTTGTTCAATCGTACTTCATAGGTCTCCTCCACATTGAGTGTTAAGTTGCTGTCTGATTTTAATATTTAAGGTATAATTCAAATTTAATCAGAATAATTTAGGTATAAAAATTAAATTTCAGTAAAAAATAAATTTTTGATATAAGTGTTTTTGCTGAATAACCAGAGTATTGCCAGTGTGTCGCAGGGTAAATCATGGAAATATTGTACCGGGGACGAACGAGGCTTCTGCGCGCAAGGTGTTCAGCGCATTTTTTCTGCGAAAGATCCGTTTTTGACCGACGTGATTTGGCGGATCGAAATGCGTAAAAAGGTGATTAGATTGTCTCTGAATTCATCTGCCTCGAACGCTCGAAAAACGGTAAGGCCGGTGAATTGTTATAACCATTCGGTACAGAAAATCAGGGGACCATTGATTCACAACTTCAAGGGCGGCCTCAGAGCCGTGTCGATATTCGAGGCCGGAAAGGGGATTCTGGTTTTGTCGCTGGCGCTGCTGCTGTCTACTTTCGTTTCCCGCGATCTTCCCGGTATT
The nucleotide sequence above comes from Chlorobaculum tepidum TLS. Encoded proteins:
- a CDS encoding P-II family nitrogen regulator — protein: MKKIEAIIRTSQYEAVKKALHEIDIDFFTWWDVTGQGNDKKHRTEIYRGTVRDTSYISRRYLSIVVRDVNLQKTVDCLIKNARTGEVGDGKIFVSDIEQSYRIRTGESGDESLYNKD
- a CDS encoding ammonium transporter; the encoded protein is MVQKLIFILTGVLLMLGIAMGGDLHAYTQPDPSGAKVGVTADISAANPGKPTAAEITDQIGKNKVSINMVWVLITGFLVMFMQAGFAMVEAGLTRAKNAAHTMSMNMMIYPIGMLGFFVSGFAIMFGGLGTLGTLGGYEGLNQEFAINLFGHTIGLFGMKGFFLNNVYDVGVFALFLFQMVFMDTTATIPTGSMAERWKFSAFAIYGIFVGTIIYPLYGNWVWGGGWLATLGSNFGLGHGHVDFAGSSVVHMTGGVLALVGAIIIGPRIGKYNKDGSPNAIPGHNIPMAIVGAFILAFGWFGFNPGSTLAGTDLRISVVAVNTMIASATGAAASMLYMWLFKTKKPDPTMMINGLLAGLVAITAPSAFVNVQAAALIGLISGVLVIEAAFFIEKVLKIDDPVGAVAVHGVNGAWGCLALGLFADGTYGDGWNGVAGPVTGLFYGNPGQFYAEVIGVLANIIYVGAIGWVVFKLIDVTIGNRVNPDDELDGLDIPEMGVEGYCGIRLDKNSETPLSK